The nucleotide sequence CAATACCTTGGCGTTAAGCATGTAATACCTTGTGCCAATGGTACAGATGCCTTACAAATTGCCATGATGGCCTTGGATTTAAAGCCAGGTGATGAGGTTATCACGGCCGATTTTACCTATGTGGCAACAGCCGAAGTAATAGCCTTACTAGGTTTAACACCTGTTTTGGTTGATGTACATCCTGATACTTTTGAAATCAATCTGGAGCAAGTAGAAGCTGCCATTACCCCCAAAACGAAAGCTATCGTTCCGGTGCATTTGTTTGGTCAGTGTGTTAATATGGAAGCATTATTGGCGTTGGCCAATAAACATAAACTATTTGTAATTGAAGATACAGCTCAAGCCATTGGTGCCAACTACACTTTTAGCGATGGAACCGTAAAAAAAGCAGGCACCATGGGAACCATTGGTTGCACATCCTTCTTCCCCTCTAAAAACTTGGGTTGCTATGGCGATGGTGGTGCCATGTATACCAATGATGATGAGTTAGGCAAAAAACTAAAAATGATTGCCAACCATGGCCAAAGCGTACAATATGTGCACGATTCCATTGGAGTAAACTCCCGCTTAGACAATATTCAGGCGGCCATTCTTCGTATTAAATTACGGCATTTGGATGAATATGCTGCAGCTCGTAACCGTGCAGC is from Bacteroidia bacterium and encodes:
- a CDS encoding DegT/DnrJ/EryC1/StrS family aminotransferase encodes the protein MVDLKKQYEKIQQEIDQAVLNVIRTTQFINGPEVQAFKDELAQYLGVKHVIPCANGTDALQIAMMALDLKPGDEVITADFTYVATAEVIALLGLTPVLVDVHPDTFEINLEQVEAAITPKTKAIVPVHLFGQCVNMEALLALANKHKLFVIEDTAQAIGANYTFSDGTVKKAGTMGTIGCTSFFPSKNLGCYGDGGAMYTNDDELGKKLKMIANHGQSVQYVHDSIGVNSRLDNIQAAILRIKLRHLDEYAAARNRAASFYDKAFENHPNIKTPARNPNSTHVFHQYTLVGSNFNRDDLKKYLAEKGIPMMVYYPIPLHKQKAYLQNGSYPVTEMLCSSVFSLPIHTEMDEEQLAYISNAVLSFFKQ